atatatattacatctcctgtcctctctacccaccgtgtgtaaatctggtgtaaatctacagaagatatatattacatctcctgtcctctctacccaccgtgtgtaaatctggtgtaaatctacagaagatatatattacatctcctgtcctctctacccaccgtgtgtaaatctggtgtaaatctacagaagatatatattacatctcctgtcctctctacccaccgtgtgtaaatctggtgtaaatctacagatatatattacatctcctgtcctctctacccaccatgtgtaaatctggtgtaaatctacagaagatatatattacatctcctgtcctctctacccaCCATGTGTAAATCTGGTGTAAATCTACAGAAGATATATATTACATATCCTGTCCTCTCTACCCACCATGTGTAAATCTACAGAAGATGTACATTACATCTCATTAAAAAGCAACTAGTTAGTTCTCAGGTTGTTCTCTGATTGGTTTAAAATTgtaagcagcagcagtagcacccCTTAGCAACTAACGTCTCAAATAGGAAACTAAAAGCTCTGTGGCTAATCTGATCAACACTGTCAGGGTTAGTAGTTTCCTGTGTCtgatgtcagagctcagtaatgcTCAATCTGTCAACCACAACAAGGAGAGAACGGTCTCGTTCCAGGCCAACTATATTGCTGTTGAGTTTGACGCTACGACAAGTGAGCATCAGATCGCTATACCATATGATGTGGTTAACATATATGTTAAACAGTAATCCAGGAGATGTGAGATCTGGCAGGTGACTTCAATGTAGTCAGCCTGGAACGTGGCCAACATCATGAGTGGTgttggaggagagaaagggggagggactTGGTTATGAAGGAAGCTTTCAGCAGCCATCTTGTTGACTGGCAGAGACAACAGAGGCCATCTGGTGGCAGTGAACTGTCATatcatctactgtctatccacaggttaactgtcataacatcaactgtccatccacaggttaactgtcataacatctactctctatccacaggttaattgTCATAACAtatactgtctatccacaggttaattgtcataacatctactgtataTCCACAGGTTAattgtcataacatctactgtatatccacaggttaactgtcataacatcaactgtccatccacaggttaactgtcataacatctactatctatccacaggttaactgtcataacatctactgtctatccacaggttaattgtcataacatctactgtctatccacaggttaattgtcataacatctactgtctatccacaggttaattgtcataacatctactgtctatccacaggttaattgtcataacatctactgtctatccacaggttaattgtcataacatctactgtctatccacaggttaattgtcataacatctactgtctatccacaggttaattgtcataacatctactgtctatccacaggttaactgtcataacatctactgtctatccacaggttaattgtcataacatctactgtctatccacaggttaattgtcataacatctactgtctatccacaggttaactgtcatatcatctactgtctatccacaggttaattgtcataacatctactgtctatcctcaggttaactgtcataacatctactgtccatccacaggttGACTGTCaaaacatctactgtctatccacaggttaattgtcctaacatccactgtctatccacaggttaactgtcataacatctactgtctatcctcaggttaactgtcataacatctactgtctatccacaggttaattgtcataacatctactgtctatccacaggttaattgtcataacatctactgtctatccacaggttaactgtcataacatctactgtctatccacaggttaactgtcataacctccactgtctatccacaggttaactgtcataacatctactgtctatccacaggttactTTGACACTATAACTGTTGTTTTGAcactactataatacagaatatctCTAAGAGATGGAAATCCTATGTGTTACTGAGAAATGTATGGAACTCATCCAGTGATGTCATTACCAGTCACACAACCTGACAGACTGTGACCATGACAACTGACCACACGGTGCAGTGGTAGACTTGGGGTCGAGGGGAGCGTCAGAAAGACAGAAAGGGGGAACGTTAACCCTTTCTCAGAAGCGTCACTTTTAGTTGAAAATGGGCCTGTGGTGAACCGAGGTAGAGCTGTGTACATCCTCGTGCATGTGTACGTGTGCAGACATGAAGATCTGCATGACTTTCTTCACGTATTAGCTTGGTGCTTCAGTGTGGGAACATGATTTGTGGTCATGTCTGCTTGTAAAGTCAGATCTCTGACCAGGTATAAGTAGATCTTGGCAGACCGTCTGCAGAAACACGTCCTGAAgctgaacaatacaaaacaacctcTATCGTGCTCCAGTCTGGTAAGTCCAGCTATCAGATACCGTAAACCTCATTGTAATCTCTGTATGATACGGCTTCATTAAATGGTGGCATTGCAGTGACTCCTATCAATTTTTCAATAGTTGATCATATCaaagctatgttgtatcatgttgggtactgttatgatgaaagctatgttgtatcatgttgggtattgttatgatgaaagctatgttgtatcatgtgtttgtattgttatgatgaaagctatgttgtatcatgttgggtactgttatgatgaaagctatgttgtatcatgttgggtactgttatgatgaaagctatgttgtatcatgttgggtactgttatgatgaaagctatgttgtatcatgttgggtactgttatgatgaaagctatgttgtatcatgttgggtactgttatgatgaaagctatgttgtatcatgttgggtattgttatgatgaaagctatgttgtatcatgttgggtactgttatgatgaaagctatgttgtatcatgttgggtactgttatgatgaaagctatgttgtatcatgttgggtattgttatgatgaaagctatgttgtatcatgttgggtactgttatgatgaaagctatgttgtatcatgttgggtactgttatgatgaaagctatgttgtatcatgtgtttgtattgttatgatgaaagctatgttgtatcatgttgggtactgttatgatgaaagctatgttgtatcatgttgggtactgttatgatgaaagctatgttgtatcatgtgtttgtatgttatGACTGTTATGaagctatgttgtatcatgttgggtactgttatgatgaaagctatgttgtatcatgttgggtactgttatgatgaaagctatgttgtatcatgttgggtactgttatgatgaaagctatgttgtatcatgttgggtactgttatgatgaaagctatgttgtatcatgttgggtactgttatgatgaaagctatgttgtatcatgttgggtactgttatgatgaaagctatgttgtatcatgttgggtactgttatgatgaaagctatgttgtatcatgtgtttgtattgttatgatgaaagctatgttgtatcatgttgggtactgttatgatgaaagctatgttgtatcatgtgtttttgtattgttatgatgaaagctatgttgtatcatgttgggtactgttatgatgaaagctatgttgtatcatgttgggtactgttatgatgaaagctatgttgtatcatgttgggtattgttatgatgaaagctatgttgtatcatgttgggtactgttatgatgaaagctatgttgtatcatgttgggtattgttatgatgaaagctatgttgtatcatgttgggtattgttatgatgaaagctatgttgtatcatgttgggtactgttatgatgaaagctatgttgtatcatgttgggtattgttatgatgaaagctatgttgtatcatgttgggtattgttatgatgaaagctatgttgtatcatgtgtttgtattgttatgatgaaagctatgttgtatcatgttgggtactgttatgatgaaagctatgttgtatcatgtgtttgtattgttatgatgaaagctatgttgtatcatgttgggtactgttatgatgaaagctatgttgtatcatgttgggtactgttatgatgaaagctatgttgtatcatgttgggtactgttatgatgaaagctatgttgtatcatgtgtttgtattgttatgatgaaagctatgttgtatGTTGGGTATtgttatgatgaaagctatgttgtatGTTGGGTATtgttatgatgaaagctatgttgtatGTTGGGTATtgttatgatgaaagctatgttgtatcatgtgtttgtattgttatgatgaaagctatgttgtatGTTGGGTATtgttatgatgaaagctatgtCGTATCATGTTGGGTATtgttatgatgaaagctatgttgtatcatgttgggtactgttatgatgaaagctatgttgtatcatgttgggtactgttatgatgaaagctatgttgtatcatgtgtttgtattgttATGATGAAAGCTTTGTTGTATCATATGTTTGTATtgttatgatgaaagctatgttgtatcatgtgtttttgtattgttatgatgaaagctatgttgtatcatgttgggtactgttatgatgaaagctatgttgtatcatgtgtttgtattgttatgatgaaagctatgttgtatcatgtgtttgtattgttatgatgaaagctatgttgtatcatgttgggtattgttatgatgaaagctatgttgtatcatgttgggtattgttatgatgaaagctatgttgtatcatgtgtttgtattgttATGATGATTGGTATTTGTCTCCTGTACATGTTGTTTTACTACAGGTGCTGTTGAAGTCATGGGGACAGACAACATCCTAACCTTTTCTGTGCTGTGTGTCTTCTATGCTTTGACTCTGAGTGTGGATACAAAGACGGTAAGATACAACACTATTTTGAGTGCATTTGAATATGAGTGAGAGAGCGATTCAATTATCAAAATAACAGGCACAAGTTTAGTATGGACAAAGTTTGAAGACATTATGACTGATGGCCAGCCTTACATCTTGTCTCTCATCATCATTTTATTAGCATTTTCTTGTGTCATACCTGTTTGtctatttttctctcttcctttcactaAAGGTCAGTTTCCCTCTGCATGGTCTAAAATCCAACATCCCTTTAAACATGGCTCCAGACTCTGTTGATGACTCCTACAAGGGCTGTGAGGATAAGATGCGCGGGAAGGTGCATGACTATTACCTgccaaaagagagaggagagaacaaagaTTTCAACCAGGCTTGGACTGCTGCTGAGGACCATTACACAAAAAAAGGAAAACTGTCTAAAAACTATTCCCTGGCAATCCAGGTGTATGTGACTGAATACTCCCAAATGTTCAAGTCATTCAACGAGGCCACTCGTACTCAAAAGAAGAGCTACAGCACAACATTCCAGTACCACTCCCTGCACTTCCTTCTGACCAATGCTTTACGAATCCTGAACAAGAAAAATAAGCGTTTCCAAACCTTCCGAGGAACCAACGTGTCTTTCCACGGAGTCCGAAATACTGAAATGCGATTCGGACAGTTCACCTCGAGCTCTTTAGACAAGAAAATCGCTGGTGAACGCTTTGGAAATCGCTCCTGTTTTGAGATCACCACCTACTTTGGTGCCCCGCTGGGGGAGTACGCATCTCAGATGGCTCATGAGAAGGAGGTGCTGATTCCCCCCTACGAGGTGTTCAGAATTACAGAGGTGCTGAAGAGAAAAGCCAAGAAAGACCTCTGGTGTGACGTCGTCTACAAATTGCAGAGTACTAAGAAAGGAAAAAGTGACCTGAAATGCCAGATGGTTGGACCACTCCAAGGAGAGTAAAATCAAAACAGCAACACAGCTGTGCTGCTTTCAGTCAAATATGAAATGCAGTTTTTAGTGCAACACCTGGCTTCCCCATCCACCATCGCTCCCTCCCACAAATACaggaaagatttcaaatagtatttgaacccaggtctggtcatATATTGCATTTACTGTAACTATATTTACTGTAGCATTAACTGTAACTATATTTACATTAACTATATGTACTGTAGCATTTACTGTAACTATATTTACTGTAGCATTAACTGTTACTATATTTACTGTAGCATTAACTGTTACAATATTTACTGTAGAATTTACTGTAACTATATGTACTGTAGCATTAACAGTTACTATATTTACTGTAACTATATTTACTGTAGCATTTACTGTAACTATGTGTACTGTAGCATTAACTGTTACTGTGCCTACATGGAAAAATGTATTATCTAATGTGGTGTAATTTAGAGTTAATTATGTTTTTATCATACATTTTCAGCATTTGCCCTGTAGCATCAATAAAGCATCATTGAGCCTGATTAAAGCAGTTCAATGGTTTTCAAAGACCACCTTCGACAAATGATTACATTGTGCATTCTCCACAACTACCAGAAGGGTCAGCATTTCATGCATAAAACAGACCCACTATTTTTAGCTACATCTCTCAGTGGTCACCTcacctggtcctggagagctaATGTAAACCGTAGAGAAAATGCATCCTATGAGATTTTAGGATTTAAATAGCGAATAAGCCTAAAATTGTTCAAATAGTGTGAAGGGGATCATGGTCATGAGTGAGTTAGAGAGAAGATACCCCAGTTAAACATCGCCTAGGGACATTAGAGTTACAATTAGTTGTTCATACATTACTTTTTGTAATTGGGCATAGGTGAGTGTCTAGCAGCAATGTAAGTTAAAACATAAGATGAATGTGTCAGCACTCAAAACAAGATTTAAAAGATATGTTTTGCTGTTTTGTTCATTTAGAGGCAACGAGCTAAAACACACATTGTGTACTGACAACAGTAGAAGCTCAGCTACAATACAGTATGAAACTTGTCCTACTCAGTATAGAGTTAAGTTAAGAGTTATGGAGTAAAACATGATGTCAAGTGGCATGTAAATGTCCGTTTTCATCTTCCTTGGGCAATGATCCATTTCCAAAAAAGGGCAGAGGAATAAAGATCAACAGATTCAAAACTAACTAGTAAAAACAGCCAATGGGAGACCGTCACGAGTTTGTATTGTATGAATGAGACCTGTACTGAAGTGGCATTTTATCTATGCAAATAGCAGATACAGGATAAATGACTGTCCGGAGGGAGGGAGGCGCACCAAAGTGAAGACAACTTGGTAACATCCCAGCCACAAGCACCAGAGAGATGTAACCTGATAATAACTAGGATCATCTTTGAGTCTCTACTCTAGATTGCAGTGAAGATGGTGAAGTTTGTAGTGTGGGCTGTTTTCTCATTGACCTTCAGTATGGTCAGTGGAAtggtatgtttgtttgtgtgcacaaGTCACATACCTTAACTGAATGTTTCAAATGAATTTGAAATCCTAAAAAGGTGAAATAGCTCAATCCTTTTTCTCCTCTCCAAGGTGAGGCCTGACACCGTTCTGGACATGGCACGTTCATCATGATGATGCGTACAAGGGCTGTGTTCCAGCGATGTTGACTAAGGTGAAGGTGTACCTGAGAGATGAGATTACAGCCAATACGGACGACTTTGGAACTCGTTGGACAGACCATTATGATGATGCGTACAAGGGCTGTGTTCCAGCGATGTTGACTAAGGTGAAGGTGTACCTGAGAGATGAGATTACAGCCAATACGGACGACTTTGGAACTCGTTGGACAGACCATTATGATGCTACTGACAACAAAGAATCTGATGGGGAACTTACAGTTGAACATATTGTTGCAATCAAGTTGTACTCTGGTATTTTTTACAAAACACTCAATGATGCAGTTTGTGTGGGAAAAGATaaatacaaagcaaaaacatttgagTTCTATGCATGGCATTTCCTGCTGTCTGATGCCATACGTATTCTGAATGAAAAAAATCATCCCAATGAAACCGTATACCGTGGAACCAAACGTGTTTACAAGGGTCAATTAAATCAAGAAATTAGATTTGGCAAATTCCTCTCAACCTCTACTTCTCTTTGCTGCAGAATTTGGAACTGAAAATAGTTTTGAAATTGAAACATGCTATGGTGCCTCTGTGGAAAAATATACGATCATGGGGTCACTTGAGGCAGAGATGTTGATCCCTCCTTATGAGAAATTTAAAATTGAGGAAGTGAAAAATAGAAACACAGTCAAAGACCTGTGGTGCAAAGTTGTTTTCAAACTGAAAAATGCAACATATCTAAGTGATCTGAACTGTGCTTTAGTGTAAATACAGATCAAGCCCCTGTTAGGAATCAGATAATGATTCTACTTCTTTGCATTTACTGAAATCTGTCATCTAGATGGTGCCTCTGTCTACAGCTTCTATCAATACCAACACTGTAAAATGTTATAAACCACTGCCTTAAAATGGTAAGTTATGTCAACATGGGAAATGTTAACCTCATATTAGTATACAAGTTCATTCAACTCTAAATTGTACATCCAGGGTAAACGTATATTGTGTGAATACAGCAAACGATTGAGTCATGTGCGTGGTCCATATCTTTTTGAGAGATACATTCATCGGTTCATTTTCCATGAAGATGTTTAAATCAAACAAGTCTACCTCTGCTTTCTTaaactttttttaacaaatatattttgttatacaaatatattttcaatGTCTGTTAGTTATATTTTAATCAGTTAGTGGGTCACTGTTATTGTTACAATCTGACATCAGGACACAGATATTAAGATGTAAGTCAATAGACTTGTAGTACCCTGTGTaacagactccatgctgttattgttacattctgacatcaggacacagatactgtattaagatgtaagtcaatagacttgtagtaccctgtgtaacagactccatgctgttattgttacattctgacatcaggacacagatattaagatgtaagtcaatagacgtgtagtaccctgtgtaacagactccatgctgttattgttacattctgacatcaggacacagatattaagatgtaagtcaatagacttgtagtaccctgtgtaacagactccatgctgttattgttacattctgacatcaggacacagatacagatattaagatgtaagtcaatagacttgtagtaccctgtgtaacagactccatgctgttattgttacattctgacatcaggacacagatattaagatgtaagtcaatagacttgtagtaccctgtgtaacagactccatgctgttattgttacattctgacatcaggacacagatattaagatgtaagtcaatagacttgtagtaccctgtgtaacagactccatgctgttattgttacattctgacatcaggacacagatattaagatgtaagtcaatagacttgtagtaccctgtgtaacagactccatgctgttattgttacattctgacatcaggacacagatattaagatgtaagtcaatagacttgtagtaccatgtgtaacagactccatgctgttattgttacattctgacatcaggacacagatattaagatgtaagtcaatagacttgtagtaccctgtgtaacagactccatgctgttattgttacattctgacatcaggacacagatactgtattaagatgtaagtcaatagacttgttgtaccctgtgtaacagactccatgctgttattgttacattctgacatcaggacacagatattaagatgtaagtcaatagacgtgtagtaccctgtgtaacagactccatgctgttattgttacattctgacatcaggacacagatattaagatgtaagtcaatagacttgtagtaccctgtgtaacagactccatgctgttattgttacattctgacatCAGGACACAGATATTAAGATGTAAGTCAATAGACTTGTAGTAGTGTAACAGACTCCATGCTTGCAGCTTCTGCCAACATTAATAAAGAAAGACATTCAGCATTCTTACATTCACATGTCTTTGTTAAACTTCCACTGAAGCCTCCTCCACTTTTGAGAGACTTAGACACACGATTAACTAATGAATGAGTGAATTATTTAGTTGTTCGGTAAAGGGATACTGGAAACTACCAGTTGGCATTGAAGGAACTTTTACTGTTTTTACTGCATTGTGTAGAAATggaaaatacaaaataactttTTTCAAACATTCAAAATAATGCAAAAACTTTCAGAATCTTGAAAACAAATATGTAAAAATGCAACATAAGGCAACAtgtcatataataataataatatttataataataatgtCATAGAAATACTTTTGACTGTCACATGACCTTTCACCTTTGGCCAAATAAGGACTGTCTTGCTCCACAGTGCGCAGGCAACGTTACATCTTAAATCAGATTAACCGTTCAAATCAGATGTCTGGAACTCTGACTAGAGTTATTGACCAagagagatagaaatagagagtgagattgacaaacaaagagagaatcacagacagacagacagacatacagacagaatcCCAAATTGCCCCTTGCCCCTACCAacagatttcaaatagtatttgaacacaGGCCTGGTCATATATAGCATTTACTGTAACTATATGTACTGTAGCATTTACTGTAACTATATTTATTGTAGCATTTACTGTAACTATATGTACTGTAGCACTTACTGTAACTATATTTACTGTAGCATTTACTGTAACTATATGTACTGTAGCACTTACTGTAACTATATGTACTGTAGCATTTACTGTAACTATATTTACTGTAGCATTTACAGTAACTATATTTACTGTAGCATTTACAGTAACTATATTTACTGTAGCATTTACAGTAACTATATTtactgtaactatgttgtatacCATATATGATGGAATGGGCCACCAACAACAatgtaaacaatgtaaaaaatgctGCTAGATTTTCACATGAAACTAGCACTAGCACATATTTAAATAGAACATGTAGTCACCTCCCTCTTCTGaattatattattacatatttaAATAGAACATGTGGTCACCTCCCTCTTCTGaattatattattacatatttaAATAGAACATGTAGTCACCTCCCTCTTCTGaattatattattacatatttaAATAGAACATGTGGTCACCTCCCTCTTCTGaattatattattacatatttaAATAGAACATGTGGTCACCTCTCTCTTCTGaattatattattacatatttaAATAGAACATGTGGTCACCTCCCTCTTCTGaattatattattacatatttaAATAGAACATGTGGTCACCTCTCTCTTCTGAATTATAATATTACATATTTAAATAGAACATGTAGTCACCTCCCTCTTCTGaattatattattacatatttaAATAGAACATGTGGTCACCTCTCTCTTCTGAATTATAATATTACATATTTAAATAGAACATGTAGTCACCTCCCTCTTCTGaattatattattacatatttaAATAGAACATGTGGTCACCTCCCTCTTCTGAATTATAATATTACATATTTAAATAGAACATGTGGTCACCTCTCTCTTCTGAATTATAATATTACATATTTAAATAGAACATGTGGTCACCTCTCTCTTCTGaattatattattacatatttaAATAGAACATGTGGTCACCTCTCTCTTCTGaattatattattacatatttaAATAGAACATGTGGTCACCTCCCTCTTCTGaattatattattacatatttaAATAGAACATGTGGTCACCTCTCTCTTCTGAATTATAATATTACATATTTAAATAGAACATGTAGTCACCTCCCTCTTCTGaattatattattacatatttaAATAGAACATGTGGTCACCTCTCTCTTCTGAATTATAATATTACATATTTAAATAGAACATGTAGTCACCTCCCTCTTCTGaattatattattacatatttaAATAGAACATGTGGTCACCTCCCTCTTCTGAATTATAATATTACATATTTAAATAGAACATGTGGTCACCTCTCTCTTCTGAATTATAATATTACATATTTAAATAGAACATGTAGTCACCTCCCTCTTCTGaattatattattacatatttaAATAGAACATGTGGTCACCTCCCTCTTCTGaattatattattacatatttaAATAGAACATGTGGTCACCTCCCTCTTCTGaattatattattacatatttaAATAGAACATGTGGTCACCTCCCTCTTCTGAATTATAATATTACATATTTAAATAGAACATGTGGTCACCTCCCTCTTCTGAATTATAATATTACATAGTTAAGTAGATAATGTGGTCACCTCCCTCTTCTGAATTATAATATTACATATTTAAATAGAACATGTGGTCACCTCTCTCTTCTGAATTATAATATTACATAGTTAAGTAGATCATGTGGTCACCTCCCTCTTCTGAATTATAATATTACATATTTAAATAGAACATGTGGTCACCTCCCTCTTCTGAATTATAATATTACATATTTAAATAGAACATGTGGTCACCTCTCTCTTCTGaattatattattacatatttaAATAGAACATGTAGTCACCTCCCTCTTCTGaattatattattacatatttaAATAGAACATGTGGTCACCTCCCTCTTCTGaattatattattacatatttaAATAGAACATGTGGTCACCTCCCTCTTCTGaattatattattacatatttaAATAGAACATGTGGTCACCTCCCTCTTCTGAATTATAATATTACATATTTAAATAGAACATGTGGTCACCTCCCTCTTCTGAATTATAATATTACATAGTTAAGTAGATAATGTGGTCACCTCCCTCTTCTGAATTATAATATTACATATTTAAATAGAACATGTGGTCACCTCTCTCTTCTGAATTATAATATTACATAGTTAAGTAGATCATGTGGTCACCTCCCTCTTCTGAATTATAATATTACATATTTAAATAGAACATGTGGTCACCTCTCTCTTCTGAATTATAATATTACATAGTTAAGTAGATCATGTGGTCACCTCCCTCTTCTGAATTATAATATTACATATTTAAATAGAACATGTGGTCACCTCTCTCTTCTGAATTATAATATTACATAGTTAAGTAGAACATGTTGTCACCTCCCTCTTCTGAATTATAATATTACATAGTTAGTAGAACATGCGCTCGCCCCTCTCTTCTGAATTATAATATTACATAGTTAAGTAGAACATGTGCCAGCCTCTCTCTTCTGAATTATAATATTACATATTTAAGTAGAACATGTGGTCATCTCCCTCTTCTGAATTATAATATTACATGGCCCTCTGATTATAGTTAAGATATCATATTATATTGCACACTGAACTAACAAAGTTAAATGGTTCAATAAAATTATACAGGAAAATTACCAATTAGTACTGGGGGAATATTTACTGAAATACACTTTGTTCAGAAATAGCAAACAATGGATAACAACAACTACAAAACATTCTCAAATATTACAAAACTACATTTCCCCACAAAAATATGCAAAATCATGTTAATAAAAAGCAAGTCAAATGTACATGAACAAAGGACAAGTTAAAGGGAAATCCCACCACTTGTCATCCtcatgttcattatctccagcacaatgCCAGAGTCTAAACATGTTGTCATCCtcatgttcattatctccagcacaatgCCAGAGTCTAAAGATGTTGTCATCCtcatgttcattatctccagca
The genomic region above belongs to Oncorhynchus nerka isolate Pitt River linkage group LG18, Oner_Uvic_2.0, whole genome shotgun sequence and contains:
- the LOC135561544 gene encoding erythroblast NAD(P)(+)--arginine ADP-ribosyltransferase-like, whose translation is MGTDNILTFSVLCVFYALTLSVDTKTVSFPLHGLKSNIPLNMAPDSVDDSYKGCEDKMRGKVHDYYLPKERGENKDFNQAWTAAEDHYTKKGKLSKNYSLAIQVYVTEYSQMFKSFNEATRTQKKSYSTTFQYHSLHFLLTNALRILNKKNKRFQTFRGTNVSFHGVRNTEMRFGQFTSSSLDKKIAGERFGNRSCFEITTYFGAPLGEYASQMAHEKEVLIPPYEVFRITEVLKRKAKKDLWCDVVYKLQSTKKGKSDLKCQMVGPLQGE